In a single window of the Canis lupus familiaris isolate Mischka breed German Shepherd chromosome 2, alternate assembly UU_Cfam_GSD_1.0, whole genome shotgun sequence genome:
- the SCGB3A2 gene encoding LOW QUALITY PROTEIN: secretoglobin family 3A member 2 (The sequence of the model RefSeq protein was modified relative to this genomic sequence to represent the inferred CDS: inserted 1 base in 1 codon) has product MKLVTVFLLVTISICTYSATAFLSNSLPDAVNKALCLPVDNILPFMDLLKLLLKTLGISVEHXVEGLRKCVNELGPEAAEVVKKLLVPIGCGLICQ; this is encoded by the exons ATGAAGTTGGTAACTGTGTTTCTGCTGGTGACCATCAGCATTTGCACTTACT CAGCTACTGCCTTCCTTTCCAACAGTTTGCCAGATGCTGTCAACAAAGCCTTATGTTTACCTGTGGACAACATTCTCCCCTTTATGGATCTGTTAAAGCTTCTTCTGAAAACTCTCGGCATTTCTGTTGAGC CTGTGGAAGGGCTAAGAAAGTGTGTGAATGAGCTGGGACCAGAGGCTGCTGAGGTAGTGAAGAAACTGCTGGTACCTATAGGTTGTGGGCTTATTTGTCAATAA
- the C2H5orf46 gene encoding uncharacterized protein C5orf46 homolog, with product MAVSVLRLTIVLGLLILILTCQADDKPDDQPDASDKKTEPEFPKFLNLLGTEIIENAVEFILRSMTRSTGFMEFDDKQGEHSTK from the exons ATGGCTGTCTCAGTGCTGCGGCTGACGATCGTCCTGGGACTACTCATCTTGATCCTGACTTGCCAGGCCG atgaCAAACCAGATGACCAGCCAGATGCCTCAGACAAAAAAACAGAGCCAGAATTCCCCAAATTCCTAAACCTTTTGGGCACAGAGATCATTGAGAATGCAGTGGAGTTCATCCTTCGCTCCATGACGAGGAGCAC aggaTTTATGGAATTTGATGATAAACAAGGAGAACATTCAACAAAGTGA